In Elaeis guineensis isolate ETL-2024a chromosome 1, EG11, whole genome shotgun sequence, a genomic segment contains:
- the LOC105039315 gene encoding LOW QUALITY PROTEIN: transcription factor bHLH35 (The sequence of the model RefSeq protein was modified relative to this genomic sequence to represent the inferred CDS: inserted 1 base in 1 codon), whose protein sequence is MDAMDCEYKNYWETKTFLEAEELHSSWIIDEAMSQCFSCSSSLAATSSTPPKYLVMERXRRKKVQEKLYALRSVVPNITKMDRASIIKDAIDYIQQLQEQEKMLLSEISELELFNEFTEIIYDMEQDDVAQTSPEQPLAPGSPFMPSIELLELKVFAVGNKNFSISFTCNKKRDALIKMCEVFASLNLNIITANITSSSESLSHMLFIETDESDGSGLKEKIEAAIAELDVPRNP, encoded by the exons ATGGATGCGATGGATTGCGAATACAAAAACTATTGGGAGACCAAAACTTTCTTGGAGGCTGAGGAGCTACACAG CAGCTGGATAATTGATGAAGCGATGTCTCAGTGCTTCTCTTGCAGCTCCTCCCTTGCGGCGACATCTTCGACGCCCCCTAAGTATCTTGTAATGGAGA ACAGGAGGAAGAAGGTACAGGAAAAGCTTTATGCTCTTCGAAGTGTAGTCCCAAACATCACAAAG ATGGACAGGGCATCGATCATCAAGGATGCAATTGACTACATTCAACAGCTCCAGGAGCAAGAGAAGATGTTGCTATCGGAGATATCAGAGCTCGAGTTGTTCAACGAGTTcacagaaattatttatgatatggaGCAGGATGATGTGGCCCAAACATCACCCGAACAGCCTCTTGCTCCGGGATCACCATTCATGCCCTCCATCGAACTTTTGGAA CTAAAGGTGTTTGCAGTGGGTAATAAGAATTTTTCTATAAGCTTCACTTGCAACAAGAAGAGGGATGCACTAATTAAGATGTGTGAAGTATTCGCGTCTCTTAACCTCAACATCATCACAGCCAATATCACCTCCAGCTCTGAAAGCCTTTCACACATGCTTTTTATTGAG ACTGATGAATCTGATGGTTCTGGGCTGAAGGAAAAGATTGAAGCAGCCATCGCAGAACTTGATGTTCCACGAAACCCATGA